The nucleotide sequence AGAGCGGCAGAATAGTGGACGTCCTGACTCCAGGAGGGTTactactgagagagagagaaagagagagagagagagagagagagagaggcagtctGTCTGGTGAGGAGAAGGTAAATGTCACTCTGATTTTTCCTGCTGTCGTGTGTCACAGACCAACGCTCCTCTGACtctcctcatctttttttccactgaaagaTCATTCAGACCTCTTTCCacgtctgtctgtgtttgtttctgtctgagtgAAGAATGGGACGTGCTGGCCTCTGTGTTTACCTTCCAGGTTTGTGCACATAATGGTTTATTGCTGATggtttatttgttcattttaactgatAGGTCATATGTTAGGATATAGACACCTTAATGACGCATGCAATGAAACTGGGTCATTGGACAAATTCAGAACAAATGTAAAAGAGTTAAGATAAATCTTGAATATTTAATGCTTGTATTTAGTAATTTAACCCTGTAAGTTGTCTCTTTGAGGCTATAGGTTTGCATGCCATTGAGGTGTGATGGGCGAGCGCAGGTAGGCTGTTGTGTGGGCGGGTGCTGCAGCTTGAGACagagttttgtttgttctctgaTCTCATCATAAACATGTTGCAAGAAGAGACCTGAGCAAGAGTAGCTTAACTGTCTCAAACCAGGCCTAGCTGTCACAGTAGAGAGGGTTTATCGGACTTTGGAGATGACTTGAGAAAGTGCGctggatgggaaaaaaaagaaaaagtacagtGGATccattttggggaaaaaaagagcagtaAGTAAGCTGAGAGTGGCATGTGATGATTTGCAGTAAGTAAAAATGGGTATGAGGCTCAGGGCTGGCTTCTTCTGTGGGTTTCCTCACTCCAGACTGAGCGTGTGCGATACAAAGATGATTGCTACTTCATTCCAGCTACTGTATTTCAATTATTGGAGGTGAGCCCGAGTGTGCGGTTCCTCAGGCTGCAGTAATGGAAAATGTGCCGCCAGGTTTCTTCTTCTCTCGTCCACGTGGAGGCATGGAAGACCCTCAAATGGTCTGACCTCACCAGTGAAGTGATGGGTTTAGCTTTCATGGAAAACTGGAGCATTGGAACTCAGCGTGTTAATCCGTAGTTGATCTCAGCTGTCTGAACCGGTTGGTGAAGGAGGTGTGTGCCtcagtttttttagttttctttttgtggagTTGAGGGTTCAGAGGAGTCCAGATGGCCCACGCCTCACTGTGGTCACGAGAGAAgacagttgtttttgtgtttacgATGTTGAGATTTTGCAATTATAGTCCGACACAAACAAGCTCCTGAGGGCCAGATGGGACAAGTGGTTCGGCTGAGCGTTGGAGTGGGACGGTGTCGGTGTTGGTTCCACTCCGTCAGGTCCTGAATGCCGGGGCCAGAGGAAAGCCGCTAATGACAGCATGGTGGCTGGCAGCAGGTCCCAAGCTCTGGTCTGCGTCTCCAGTTCCACTTtatcttcccttttttttcccactctgcCTCACTGTCTGTGAGAAATATGTTCCCTGTGGTTTAGTGGTAGCTGTGAAATGAtggctgtctgtctgagtcCTGGTAGAGGCacgagggggagaggagggggggggcagTGAGGAAAGACTCGTTCTCTCTAATTGTGTTTATGGCTCAAACACAATTACCCCCCCCACCCATGACTCTTTGATTGAGTGACTCCACTCAGAAGAAGACTGACCCTTGTGTGTGACCTCTCTCATTGTCACACTGTAGTGCTCTGAGTCTTTTGTATTGCTGCAGAGGACTGTTAATGTCCTCATCACACTGTTAATAACTCATTAAAGGAACATTCCACTAAATCTCTGCTTTCCACTGTGGTGTCCCAGACTGTATCAGCAACATTTACCATCATCTCTATTCATGCCCCAGAATCTGTGctgccacatttttttttgtctcagcaTGGAGAAAAAGTAGAAGCTGGAAAAAGTGAGATTGGAGCACCTTCAGTGTCGATCTACATCACTATGACGCTGCGTTTATCTTCCTTTAGAGGAAACTTTTTATCTCTCTCAGACACAGATTGGTCTATCCTGGTCACAAAACTCCACTTATTTTACAAAGTAAATTATTGGACAGGTTTCATCACCTGTCTTTGTTTATAACCCGAGCAGTGCCACTCCAgactgacctttcctctttgtGCTGCCATCTCCTGCAACAGTGTCTGATTACGTTTTCTCCTCAGTGATTGAGCCGTTCTGCCCTGTAATCTGCTCAAGGTGGGGAAGGTCACAGTCAACAGAGCAGAAAGCCTCGACGCCTTTCTCACCTCTGCCTCTCGCTTGTGTTTAAGTTCAAACTGGCTTTGTGTTTGGTCACTGCATTAACtcacagtttctctctgtcagctctgatCACACACTGCCTTGATTAAAAGCCTTTAAAACACAAAGGTGTGATTTATAAGATTTTCACACTGTTGTTGACATCTATGCCAGTCTCTTGTCAGGGATAACATTGTTTACACATGGCAAACTGATTGTGGCGTGTGATTGTGTGGTtgggtgtgtgtgctttcttttcttgcttGAAAGattgtgaatgtgttttcagaAGCTTTTTGAGGTAATGGTAGGCTGTAAATCTGGTCTAAGTATTATATTTTCAGTATGTAAGGTCATGTCCTGTATGTTTATTCAGGATCCACCCAAACCTCTGCTGGACTATTCTTGACCCAGATGCCTCTTGTAAAACACCTTTAAGGAGGATTATGTTCTGTGATACAGTTACCGAATGATGCATACCACCTGAGGCTCCACACAAGAGCTTTTTGCCCTTTAATAGAAAAGTTTGCAAGTCCTCTGAGTGTTGTGGATTAAGAATATGCGGGGGAGTGATTTAaagagtgtgtgcacacatgctcaGAGGAGCCTTATTTGTGCAGCTGATTCTCCTGTGGAGTAGCTCAAGGTCAGGGACCAGAGGCCCAACAGTAGTGCTGGCATTTTCATCTTTCCCTCTCCGTCCTCCCCTCCACACCTCTCCTGTTTCCACTCCATATGCCAAAATACTGCTGCCTTTCCTCCGAGATATCCCCCCTGCTGCGCCTTTCCTCTGTCAGCACAGGATATCACCAGGGTGCTGTGTTTTGAACTGAGTTAGACTGCAGGTAATCTTGAAAAAGTAGGAGCGACCCAAGTCAAGTCAGGCTGCAAAGCAGAGAGATAGCACAGGATTGAACCATGCGCTGAATGTGTATGTTGGCTCTTCTGACTCTCAGGACGTCTCTCTCAGACATAtacaatggaaaataaaacagatctTCACTTTTCCAGCTGGCCAAGCATGTTGCTCATCATGGCTGGAGCATATGACCTTGACCCCCAACAAAGGACCAGCTGATGTCAAACAGATGATCGTAGAACTGATGTTTTCAATGTGCTGGCTGCTGTCCCTAAGAAATAGCTGAAAACGCCATGACCAGAGAAATTAAAGAGCATGGTGCTTTCGGAGCTGTATCGAAGTGCACTGGgcatgtgtgattgtgttttttcttttttttcctttcccacaGGAGACAGAGCGGGAGAGTCACAGTGAGCGAGAGCGTATGAGATCTCAGATTCGGGAGTTACACGGCCAGCAGACACAACaaagcagagagctgcagagaagagGTGAGAAACACTCATTCAGCACCAAACTGTGCAGGACTGCTCTTCAAATTAGTCGGAAATTGTTCCATCTTTGGACTGGCTACATTAATGCAAGATATACATAGCTGCCCTCACATTTAGATGTTTAGACACGCCACTCTTTTGGGATTGCTGAAATACAAAAGCTTGTATATACTGCAAACATTCAGCTAAAGATTAAGTTTAGGTAAGCACTAAAAACTTGAAGCCAACACTGACCACTTTTGTTGCGTCGTACCTGTGACTGCACACATCCGTCCTGATGCAATTTCCTCTTCACTGCCTGTTAAAATAATCAGCCAAAGGAGCCATTCTCCTGAGGTGGCGGTCAGAAGGTCATATTAGTTCAGGCTCTTTAAGCTCCTTCATCTAACTTTATTAACTGTTTGAGGTCAGTCACAGCCATAGGCTTAATGACCTCAGCTTCTTAAGTGTGAAGTAATTTCATTAACCACTCTGTTAGCCCCACCATTAATAAAGAAGTATGAATGCAAGCTTTCAGGAGGGAATGAATGTGCTTCGTTGACTTTTATCCTTGAAACTTTGCAGGCACACTTACAGAGCTGACAATGAATAGGttgtaaaatgacaaacatacaTTGCTGACGAGTCATAAATGTTGTGACAGACCTACCTACAGCTTGTCCAGCTTAAACACCTAAGGGCAAAGTATTATTTGGACATTCCCCTTCATACAGAATATCAAATCTAACCTTGATCATCCTTGAGTGAAgatgaaagtgttttttcatctttgatttAAGCTCAGGCCTGGCTGACTTGAACTTGGCCTGAGGCTGACGACCTTTCTGTGTGGCCTGGTTCGCCCCGGTCTTGGCTCCCAGTGTCCTTCTCATGGACTCGGGGGTTGGTGGTGGGGTTATGGGAAGCAACAGAGGGAAACCCAACAGCCACACCTCTGCTAAATAAAGCTGATACCAGAACAGAACTAAAGCCCGCTTGACGTGGCGAAGAAACTCCCGAGTGTTCCTGATTTATCCCTGCCTTACAATTTAAACCAGGGTGAAGCTAGGGTGAATGAAAAAAGACCACCGTAGAATAGCAAAAGGAGGAAGGAGCCTTTTAGAGTAGACACCATCCAACAAAGATGCAGGACGTTTGTGGTTGGGACAGGACAGTGCAGCCAGGGTGGGCCTGTGGTTCTTGTGttttcagtagagtgaaagtagcagaaaataaaagattaacTTGGACGATCAATGGCTGGCTTGTTTTTGGTCTTTGAATGCAGCACAAATACATACCTCCACCTCTCAGACAAAAAAAGCTTATATTTACATTCTTTACCTCAAAGACCATGTGTCCAGCTGTACTACATTCTGGTGCAAACTGTAACCGGTAAGGCTGTGATttaggaaatgaaatgtttgcagAGACTCTCAGTGGAATGTGCTGTGTGCAAAGAGTTCCCAAAAGAGAGAAACTCGCCCTAGTTGGAGCATAATACTAATTCTCAATTTCACACAGAAACTTTGTAAATGACATGGAGGGCTGAACACAAGTTAATTGTTAATTACCATTACTATAAGGCCTCCAGTCATGCATTTCATATATCAGGTCATTGTCATTCACAAAAGACCCTGATCTGCAACTGTGGCACCATTAATGTTGGTAGTAACCATGGAGTTGCATGAGACCTTTTATAATCCCAGTGTAAATTCTGAAAACAAATTGTGTAACCACTCTCAATTAATGTCATTAAATAAAGacttaaatatttcaacaataTATCATGTTCCCTAGCCCTAGAAATTTAAgggcattgtcattgtgagcatgttagcatgctgacattagcatctAGCTCAAAGCAACAATTTGTACAGCGCAAGTCCAGCTTCCCAGAGACGCTAGCGTGACTATAGCCTCTCAGTCTTGTTAAAAGGGCAGTGCACACATGGTAACATTATGAAAAACTACAACTATACTACTATAAGAAGAGTGGACTTCATGGCTAAAGACGGCTAGAAGTCTCTCACTCTCATTTATAGTAACTTACTATAAATATTTACTATAGAAAACTGTGTTCTTCCTGTTTGACCAAAGCTGAGGTGTGACAAACTGGTCACCAGCATTCAAGGCAAAGTCGAAGAACTCGCGTTGACCCGTTCACAGCAAGGACAAACGTGAGCGTTCCTCGGGTCATTGCTTGAGTGTGAACGAAGTATAAAGAAAACCATTTTTGGCTCTTCTTTGTTTGTGCTCTGTATATTGACTGGCAGCAGAGTGCACAAGTGCAGCTTTTGTAGCTATTTTGAAGCAAAATGCAAACCTCTCAttatgcagcagcagtggggaTTTTCCCAGAAATTGCTACACAATGGACATAACAGTTTCTCAATGgcaaaaaaatatgaacaatgaAATGAGAGTTTATAGAGGAGTGTTTTGGCTCTCACAGTTAGAGCTGACCAGTAATTGAGTTTGGTTTGAGTGCATCATTATATGTAGACACTGCTGTCTAATGGACCATTCATAGTGTCACATGCCATTTACTGTCCCAATTGTGTgccataattacattttcttttcagacGGTATTACATAATCACCTGGTCTGTTTAATCAACAACTCGCTGCCATTTATAAATTGATTGTGCACAATTTAGCCAGCGTCTTTTTTTGGGAGGTGTTATGCAATAATGAGTAAAAAAAGATCAGCTGCTTTAAATGAAGCTGTGAATTTCCACCCTTGATCCTGTGTAGTTCAAAGCAGAAAGAGATTGCGGAACCCCCCTAACCCCCCTGAGTCCCCCTTTGATTTGGTTTGTTAATGACAGACATGCATACTTGGTGAACCCCATTTGGTTGCAGAGTTGGTGCAAACACAGGTCATACAGAGGTGTTTTCATGCCTTGGTGTCTACATGTGATGTGGGAATACTCTTGggtttctctgttttccttaTCTGTGGTACATATACAACCTCAGGTTGTTCACTAGAAGCACTACAGGGTGTTGGAGGTAGTGACTATCACAGGGGGAGGATGTGGgcactgctgtgttgtttggAGTGTGGTTTCCTGAAGAGTGAATGAGCAGTGAAGGAGCTTGgacagaggggaggggaagCACTTGCCCTAGTTTCTGTTTCACCCCCAGCTTCCTCCTCAACTCCTTGTATTCACTCACCACCTACGGTTGTGCCACATGCTCCAAATCTCCACTCCTGACCCTTCTTTCTCCTTTACGCACATCCACCGACGCAATCTCACAAATCTTGCTCAGGAACTGAGGCCAGTCTGGAGGAAATGCCTACATCCCCTCATGTCTCCACGTGCCTCCTCTGTGATCCCGAGTGATATTTTCTTGCCCGGCCTTTATGGGGCCTCAATGCCTCGGAAGTATTTCATTTCCATCATTTCTCTCCAACTTCACCACCTCCTGCTTTCTTTGCTCCCATACAGTAACACCCACTCTCCACTTTAGCTTTCTACTGTTGTAAGAGGAAGAATAGACGAATAGAATAGATGAAATCAGAAAAGCCACAAGGTACAGAAAGGGTTTTATTGCTcatcttttatttgtgttttctgttgcagGCTCCAACTCAGGCATGGTGTTGGTTCTTGATCACCTGGTGAAGGATGATGGCCCTGGACCTCTGCTGATCCAGCCTCAGAGAGAGGCTGTGACCACAGAGCCTGACCTGGTCCTGTCGCACCATCAGAGGTCAGACTCCTCAGCTTCAGACCACAGCGTGACTTCGGTGCACTCCAGGTCCAATCTGGATTCTGTGGCCTCAGACAAGAGTCTGGGCTCAGCCTACAGAGCCCGGCTAGACTCTGGAGCCTCAGACAGGAGCCAGAGTTCCTCTCAGCGCGGCCGTCTAGACTCTGGGGCTTCGGAGAGAAGCGTCAGCTCCCAGTCCTACGTCAGACAGAGACTGGGCTCTGATGTCTCCGACTCTGGTGTCAGACCCCGTTTGGGCTCTGGGGCTTCAGATAGTGTTGGTCTTTTGTCAAGGAAACGCACTGACTCAGGGACATCTGATCAGAGCGTGAGTATGTCCTCTGAGGAGAGGGGTCCtggtgaggaggtggagatcgCCACAAGTGGTTCAACTTACAGCACAGATTCAGAAACTGAGAGCAGAAGCCAAGGTCCAGCCAGCCTCCAGGCTCAGTCCGACCAGGATCACATCGCTGACCAGGACCAGCCTGATGGAGCCATTTTATCTCAGAGCGATCCTGCCAATGGGCTGCTCAGTGACAGTGCCAAGGGAAAAACTGACTACCAGAAACAAAAGGTAAAGTATACAGTCCCTTTATTAGATAAATGCCATGTTGTTTTTGAGTCTGGAACATCCATGTATCTCAGAGCAATTTGAGCCATCTGAATAATGCAATAATGATACATAGTATTTATCATAATTGCACCACTAGAGTGGGGTGTTGAGCCACATAGCCACAGTCATGTGCAGCGGCAGTCCAAGTTCCCCTTTGTTTCTTTCCAATTCATAATCGCCGACAAGAAAGCCCATCTCTCCATTCTTCAGTGACACCCAGGTCACATCGGCATCCATAAACACATCACACTGAGCTCCTGTTTGGAGCTGTTTAACTTTTGTTACTTGGATACACAAATAAACTGTGCACCTGAGTGTCTCTGCTTCACCTCAGCGGCGTGTTGGCCTCACCTGCTGTCAGGGATGGATGGCATTTACGGGCCAGAggttctgtctctcttcacccCACAGTGctgagaacacacaaacacacagagctgctgttacTGCACTGACTGTTGACCGTAAAGCAACATTTCCCATCTTGGGGGCTCAGGTCACCGTGACGCCATCGTGTCGCTCCTCTAAATGTGTTTACCCAAGGCTGGCCCTGGACCTCTTTTATTGTTCCCTGCTATATACGCTAATGCTCAGTCTCTTTAGAGTAATGTAAACACTCCGGGGCCCATCACGGCCCTGACTgccaaaaaaagaacagaggcCCAGTGCTTCACTCCATACACAAATGTTACATAATGAAAACACCACCGGTTGAGTCTGTATTTAGGATTGTGTagatccatgtgtgtgtgtgtgtgtgcgcagttGTCACTACAACCAGACTTTTGCCCCTCGTGAATGTGCATTGCTGCCCTGTTAAACATGGAGCTGCTCAGTACAGCGACTCTGTCGTTGTCAATCCAGACACAGTGCATGTTAACACTTAATCTTCTCTACTTCCTCCACTGTCATGTGCCTTTGATTTTCCCTTCACAGATAACAGTTAACAGGGATCTTCCCCTCACTCATGACAAAGCAAAGGATTCTGGTAAGAAACTAGTCCAACTCTATTATTCCTGAACTGATAAATCAACATTATTTTTGATCATCTTTTAAGACATTTATCAAGGAAAAGTATGTGAGGACTTGCTGAAGCTCTGTGTTTAAAACCATTAACTGAATGTGTTCTGGGTTAAGTTGGCCTGATTTCAATATTCTCAAAAACTGCAATGGGAagttttcactattttcatttttttgacgttgttattgttattatctattatttacaaaaaaatttAATTGATTAACTTTAAAAAGACCAGATGGTTCTTAACTCCAGTATATGGAGACAGTCACAGCCATTAGTGTGACTGTGTAGGGCCACTCACAGGAGAGGGTGCTGGGAAGAGAGCATGTTATAATGTACAccatctcctctttttctctcagactGTGCTCTTTGCTGTGTCCACTGTACTGTAAACTGTGGTTTTCCTCCCAAGCAGCAcatccttttttcccctttgttaGGATGACCTCAGTGAATATCTTCTCCTCTAatcaccagtgttttttttttgttttttttccatcggAGGATCTGTGCCAAATCATGAGCTTTGTACACATTATCTGACAGTATTAAGGAtcagggaaagaaaaaatatccaTGAGAGGAAGAAACATGTCCTGAAAAGTCCAAAAAAATAGTAACTCAAAGACAGTGAAATGGGGGAGATTAAGTCAAGCAAAATAAAGGGGCTGGAAAAAAACCctagagagaggaggaaaagaggaatgGGATTTATAGAGAGCTtttgaggtggaggaggagacggaATAAGGTGAAGGGGATCTAggctctgtgtctctgatgtATTGAGCTCCtttgagtgtttttctgtttctcattcaaCTTCTCTCCTGCTTTATGTCTTTGTAGCACCTGTGAAGAAAGATGCTGTTTTGGAAAAATTTAACCACACCAACTCTGTACGTGATCGAATGCGCAAGTTTACAGAGCCCAGCCAGAGCCCAAATGTCCCAGCTTTTAAAAAAGCTCCTCTGAGGAATGGGACAACCTCAGGCAGCAGCGGCCAGACAAATCTCTCCAGAGCTACCgagctgtttacacacacagcagcatccCTCCACACATCTGGAGACTCCACATCTCACACCTCTGCCACATCTCAGAGTCAGGCCACACCTCAGCCAAGAGGAGGGGCTAACAAACCTCTGTCCTCAGCTAGCCAATCGCAGAACTCCGTGGGTGGGACGAGGCACCCAGATGAAAAAGATGTGCACGCCTACAGTAACTCAAAGGAAGACAGGACCCCAGGGAGAGCAGCTGGACAGCAGGTCACCCAGGGAGAGGCAGACCCGGACATGAAGACTTTCCTCACCATTGAGATCAAGGATGGgcgcaccaccaccacctctacGTCCTCCCCAAGGGGCAACATCGTCCCCATCACCAGCATGACCCCACGCATCACCCCTAATGCTCTGGGGCAAAGAGCAGGTAGGAGCATCAACCTTATAGCAGCAGGAGGTGCCTATACTGCAGCTCACATAACCAGTTTAATATTGTGAAATATTGTGCAGCTTTTTGTTCGCCTTGCACTTGGAGTCACAACAGACCatccatttattttgtttgatcGTAACTGATTTTTAATGCACTGGGATTTTTAGGTAAAAATTAATTACACTGACCTTTCAAGCTTTCTGCGGAGCTGGCAGAGTATGCAAAGCTGCAGCCCACTGTATTTCAGGATTTAGCCAGTACACTGTATGTCTGTTCTTGCTAATATCAACCCTTAGATCATAATGGAATCCCAGTTGCTGTGGGAGGCGACTGGGACCAGTGAATCAGTCAGACGTGGGACGATGACAAGGGGTTTTGTGAGAACAAGCAAAGCACATGGATGAGTGGGGATAGTTGTTGGGGTTGAATACGAAACAACATGGTTGCACTGAAGGGTATTTGTTATATAGTGGGCATGTTGTTGCAGTGTGGACGGGGGGTGAGgtcaacagtcaacagcagagagTATGTTGGGACAAAGGAAACAACAACTGGCTGTTTCAGGCCAAGCTCAATAGTAATACTGTGCAGCAGTGCATTTGAATAAGCTCACACTGCAGAATTTTGTGAtacattgtttcttttaaatgaacaaGCATTAGCTTACATTATTACTTTACTAAATGATGACAAAGATTTGGGGAATTCACTTCGTTGGCCAGTTTGCCTGTTAAGAgatgaaaaaatagaaaacacaaataGAAACCACAGTCACATGTATCCTGGTGGTCCTGTGATTAAAGACACTGTTATATCACTGTGACATCTGTGGTTTGAAAGCAGCAAGAGACCTTCAGTGCAAGTTGGACctctcatttgttttcattaatattttggTAGTGTGTGGGTAGTAGAGAGAGGACAAGAAACGAGGGAAGAGAGATGCAACCAAggttctcttttttctcttcaaaatATGAGGCGATTGTCCCTCTTTTCTAAGAAGTTGTTGCAATGGATGATCTATACTCTGTATATAAATATCACTGtgcagcaaatgaaaacattgttgctccaattattaaaattataagAATATATAGTGTTTAGTAGTTGTTAGAGAACCACGGCAAGTGTTCAATGGATCATCCATAGATGGTATGAGTTTCTATATTCTAAAATCTTAATATGCACATTGAGCAGTGGGGCAGTCTCCCCAAAACATCCTTGTCATGTACCGTACATACTCAGTACAGTGCATACTCACAGTGCAAATAGTACCAGGAGGGATCCATTAAttacatgaaacaaaaacagtgtgaaTCTCACTCCATTTCAGAAGCAAAGCTGCTACAGCTGCTGTTACGGTCTGTCCAAACAAGACATCTTAAGTTTCAGCTCTTCCCAGCAACCGGGACCTCCAACCCAAACAGTTTATTTAAGACTCAAGCCGGACCTGTGCGATTACAGCCTCCTCACCTCTTACAACCACCCCATCTCACCCCCCCC is from Lates calcarifer isolate ASB-BC8 linkage group LG13, TLL_Latcal_v3, whole genome shotgun sequence and encodes:
- the smtnb gene encoding smoothelin isoform X5 produces the protein MRSQIRELHGQQTQQSRELQRRGSNSGMVLVLDHLVKDDGPGPLLIQPQREAVTTEPDLVLSHHQRSDSSASDHSVTSVHSRSNLDSVASDKSLGSAYRARLDSGASDRSQSSSQRGRLDSGASERSVSSQSYVRQRLGSDVSDSGVRPRLGSGASDSVGLLSRKRTDSGTSDQSVSMSSEERGPGEEVEIATSGSTYSTDSETESRSQGPASLQAQSDQDHIADQDQPDGAILSQSDPANGLLSDSAKGKTDYQKQKITVNRDLPLTHDKAKDSAPVKKDAVLEKFNHTNSVRDRMRKFTEPSQSPNVPAFKKAPLRNGTTSGSSGQTNLSRATELFTHTAASLHTSGDSTSHTSATSQSQATPQPRGGANKPLSSASQSQNSVGGTRHPDEKDVHAYSNSKEDRTPGRAAGQQVTQGEADPDMKTFLTIEIKDGRTTTTSTSSPRGNIVPITSMTPRITPNALGQRAELTLGLRATPFKISSSSLSSGSSIKMETEPVMASEPVFSAGPSAQMVCQDPAIPNGSSTQAKPDERSGKLTAEQLAAIEDEELLDKMLDESKDFEERKMIRAAMRDLRKRKREAMLGCTQEEIDQREKERETRLQELRQQREERSQKGRAGVGAGEVVMRKVEKSADGSTLSQVTKTDRFAQSDNGNRSTRSTVVEASYVQKTDRGTVQSKSYSFTSSTSSTSSNTSKKVGSVFDREDDTSSRSGSSGLAAMERRQAERRKELMRAQTLPKTSAMQARKAMIEKLEKEGGGPGNQAVAKVNKVQRSTSFGVPNANSIKQMLLDWCRAKTRSYEHVDIQNFSSSWSNGMAFCALVHHFFPEAFDYNSLSPSNRRHNFEVAFSSAETYANCMPLLEVEDMMIMGNKPDSKCVFTYVQSLVNHLRRYEMAMGRSSDL